GTTCACTGCTTTGAAGAATTCCTACTGCTAAAGCAGTTTACACACAGCCTTTGTTTTTGTACAAAGTTCAGCCGGGGTTGAGCAATATGAACTCCTTGCATTTATATAACGGGTGATGGTCTCTCTTGCTACTAATGCATTATCGGCCTTCTAGTTGGGGTTGCGTGGTAAGTGTTCAAGTTTTGTTGAAAGCAGGTTCTCTTTATGAACCATTGCTTTGAGAGTATTGAAATAAGTTTCCAGAAAGGTTAGAAAATCGCTAAGGGTTTGTAGCTCCTTTGGATTTAGGATTGACCGTTCATATTGTCTATAAACTGGTTTGTCCACCTTTTTAACCAAAAGGGGATTAGACCTCAATGGTATGACCTGATCCTATCCTCCATTCAATCCCAGCGCCTAATTTAACAAATCTCGGACATCTCGAACAGTCTTCAGGGACCTAGTAGGCGTGCTCCTTAGCGGCACACCTATTCAAAGACAATGTGTTTTCTGAACTAATTGTACTAATGTTGTGCTTTTtcttcatcgcagtccaccaaacttttGAGGCGTAAGTTtgaattggtctaatcacgttccgTGGAGTCTTTGGTCTATATCCGATTTCAGGTTATTTCAACTAAAAAACACTTGCTTGTATTTagatttgtatattttttaaataatcttacaaaaacaatcaattgatacacaaaaaaaagttgaaaaaaaatctaGATTAGTAGGTAATTTTTAAATGCGAATTATAATAAATTATAGACAAATGAATACTTTCTTTTGGATACTTTTTAGATATCAATacaaaaaattcttatttttttttttaattttaaagaataTGCTCTATGGGGGGTTTtttaagttgcccaaaattttcaaaagaaaatctttttagtTTGTGTGAAAGAAGGAAAGAAAGAGAAACTATCAACTTAAGTGTTATTAAAAAATtctatgtatatatgtaaaaaattgGTATGTTTAGGGTGtggcggttttttttttaattgtttaaagtACATAATTAATATTTTTGGCAGCCTTGCCGTCAGCTTTCAATTAACTGCtcgccattcattcattcatacatCTAACCATTCATTACCAAGCGCACAAATTCTTCGTAATTAACATTGCCTTGGGAATCCTCTTGGTTGGCCAACAACTGTTCAACTTCTTCATCGGTCAGCTTCTCGCCCAGGGTGGTAAGCAAATGTCTCAATTCGGCGCAGGATATAAAACCGCTGGCATCTTTGTCGAAGTGACGCAAACCTTCGATGAAATCATCGGCTGTATCACCAGATCTTGCCTTGGAAATAGCCTGGTATATGGGCAAAAACACTTCGAAGGATATACGCTCATCGGGTTTCAATTGATGTGTGCACTTTTTGACATCCGATTCGGTGGGGTTTTGACCCAAGGCTCTTAAACACTCACCCACCTGGCCAACATGAATTTTGCCATCGCCACGATTGTCAAACAAGTTGAAGGCTTCTTGGAATTCTGAAAgagaaaacacaaacaaaaaggtTAGAAAACTCATAATTATAGCaatgaaattgggaaaaatccaAGGTCATCCATCATAGCTTAACCTTCAACTGTGGTAAAGGTGTATTTGGTAACAGGCTCATACAGATACATCTTTCAAATACAAGTAAATTTCcactttaatattttttttgggatTCCACTTAAAACAATTCGCTTGTAACTGCTTAATAATTTAATAACGACTAAATAATTTGCTTGTGGCAAACCCACAAAATTGTGGCAAGTTGACGTAAAAAGTAACTTGTGGTTTTGTCTCTCTTCGTCGCGCCACCTCACgttttgtggtttttttttcttgctcatTAGTTTGTGCGTATCTATTGATTGCTTATTATTTCATTATGGCCGTGTTTGTTGTGTTTGACTGAGAGTAGTTCTACACCAAATTTGTCTAAAATGTTGTGGTTTTGTAAGGCGCAAAACCATACAAAGACAGCTCCGTAGTCAAATAATTTGTAAACTGGGCGAAAAAGTTTGAAACAACCTCCATTCATTTAATAGTTTGGATTTAACGTAAACGTActacatggaggccaccgtggcgcagaggttagcatgtccgcccatgacgctgaacgcctgggttcgaatcctggcgagtccatcagaaaaaattttcagcggtagttttcccctcccaattctggcaacatttgtgaggtactatgccatgttaaacttctctccaaagagatgtcgctctgcggctcgccgttcggactcggctatataaagtaggcccattatcattgagcttaaacttgaatcggactgctctcattgatatgtgagaagtttgccgatGTTTTttgtggaaagttcatgggcaaaatttgcatttgtactaCATGTGTAAGACGTAGGTAATCAGACACCGCACGGCTCACGTTAACTCCCCAGCCAAGGTTACAAGATGACTACTTCGAGTTGCATGTGTAACCCATAGGTAATCAGACACCGCACGGCTCACGTCAACTCCCCAGCCAAGGTGTTAAGATGACTACTTCGAGTTGCAGGACATCGCTGTCAAATTAGGCCACACCGAGATTGAAGTATATAACATTTAGATCCCATCAATGTGCATAGATCGTACCCTGAAATCAGAGCACTGCTCGCAGGCGAAAACTGAATGGTCATGGGAGATTTTAAAGCTTAACAAGGACTTGTGCCTAAAGGCGAACCAGAGAGGTTCTGCACTGCCAGTTGCAAATTGACGACTCCTCTTTCTGTACAACTAACGAAGATGCGAAAACAAGGATTATGGGAGATTGCTCGAGTTCGCCTGACATCACGATTGTCAGCGCAGGTCATACTCAACATACTCAAATTAGATACCAGACCCGAATCGATGTCAGACCCATATTCTTCGAGTACCCAATGAGTGACGAAGCGAATAAGAGCATTCTACAGAAGTCAAGGGAGCTCCCAGATGGCGCAAAACTACAGCTATTCGGAGCCAAAGTCTGCCTAGCCTTCAAAGACTATGGGCTTGACTGAATATCAACGGTAATTTTCAATTATCTAGGCGAATAAGGAGTAAAATATCTTGCGGATACCCTCAATTTATCTATCTATACCCTCATAATGCCTGAGAAATGTAAGATGGGACGGGTAGTCTCTCTTCTTCAACCAGGCAAACATACCAAACAAGGAGAGTCATACAGAACGATCTCTCACCTATACCAAGTCGCAAAGAAACTTAAGGCGCTACTCCTACCCAGATTAAAATCGTAACTGCGgaccaccatcatggatttaGGAAGATGCACAGCATAACAACGACACGACAATAAAGACGAAGCATCGTAGagtgaacaagtaagagcgtgtgtaagttcggccgggccgaatcttatataccctccaccatggatcgcatttgtcgagttctttgcacggtttctctttttgggcaaacaaagaaaaatggaaaagaattgtTTTGCTCTTGGAgacatatcaagttatagtccgattcggaccataagtaaattgaatgttgaagaccatagtagaagttattgggtaatatttcagtccattcagataaggAATGAGCTtggtagggactcaagaagcatattcgggaaatcggttaatatgggagctgtatggggctataaatCGATTAAGAGCATATTGgatatgtatgttgaaggccgttgttctaaatttcagccaaatcggataagaattgcgaactctagaggctttagaagtcaagattccagatcggtttatatggcagctttatcaggttatttatcgatttaaatcatatttatcgcagttgtttgaagtcataacaaaatacttcatactaaatttcagccaaatcggataataatttcaacctctattggctcaagaagtcaagatccaagatcggtttatacggcagctatatcaggctatagaccgattggtacagctgttagaagtcatagcaaacaacttaatgcaaaatcggatgagaattgcggcctctagtggctcaagaattcaagacccaagatcggtttaaatggcagctatgtcaagttatggaccaatttcaaccatacttagcactgttgttggaagtcataacaaaatacttcatacaaaatttcagccaaatcggatgagaattgcgccctttagtggctcaagaagtcaagacccaagataggtttatatggcagctatatcaggttatgaaccgatttgaaccacacttagcacagttgttcaaagtgataccaaaacatcaggggcaaaatttcagcccaatcggatgagaattgcgccctctagtggctcaagaagtcaagacccaaaatcgggtttaatggcaactatatcaaaacatgaaccgatttggctcatttacaatctatttcaagcggctagcttcacaccttcgaaagttagcgtgctttagacagacggacatggctagatcgagaaaaaatgtcatgacgatcaagaatataaataatttatggggtcttatatgcatatttcgaggtgttataaacggaatgacgaaattagtataccccccgtcctatggtggagggtatacaaagggagttcccaaggcggggtgatatatTCCGCACTGTtttacctctacctatcctccattccactcccTTCAGACGGCAAGAGATCGTATCatgtgcggacgattgtacaatCATGGCATCATGCCCCCAcctattgatgacatctgcgataggttgaacgtctacctcaacgaacttgcttcTTAGTTTGCtgcaagatatctgccaccaaaacttcagccacattgttaacTAGAAATGAactgatggtcgatggagttATGATTCCGAttatcaagtgtcccaaaatacttggccacatgccacaccaatttgcgataaagtcaatagaagaaacaagttcctcaagtcacttgtcgACAGCATTTGGGGTGCTgaaaaagaaaccttgttgaccacgtataaagcaattggccgatctgtggtaagttatgcagcgccagagtggtctcgtcagctctgctACACTCATTGGAATAATATTGAGATCTGTCGTCAGAATACCGCTCTTTGAACTGCGATTGGttatctcctcagttctcacgttaACCGCCTCCATCAGGAGGCAACGATACTACCCGTGGGAAGACATAAGTactaaggtagatctacataatCTAAAGCGCGAGGTCCAGCACTACAAGAGAGTACCTCTAGATCAAgaggcatatcaagcgggtctacacaacattcatgcagacactgtagcagatgtggtaaatagctaccgggtgaatgtggtccttggagaacgaccgcttaCAATTGCACTTGAAGGAATTGACCTCTTCCGGTAAACCACACTAGTTCTGACTCAATCACGATACGGCAGATGCCGGCGTCTCAACTCCTATAGAGCAAGGGGTGATGCCAACTTGCGGGATGTATgtaccgattgtgaccagggaccacacgacacgcAACACCTGttaagctgttttttttttataacaatggAAAAGTCCCCTTTGTCTTTTATGTGTTCTACgcctatggttttttttttactatcaaCCGTCTTGACATATAAGAgcctacaacaaaatattgtgaTTTATTATGTGTTTTGTCTGATATATATGTTCGCTGCTCGCAGATTCGATTGTTTGTTGAGATTgtccataaaaaaaaagaaacaaaaactggGTTGAAATGTCATACCTTTTAAGGCATAGACATTTTTGGAAAACTAcaacaaaatgttgccattgaaATATGTGTTATGTACGCTTTTGCACTGTAATGCATGTGGACTGTAAAACACAAAACCACTGTAATGTTTAGTTAGCGAACAGTATGCATTATAGACAGTTGCTGCGATAAaagcttttgtatttttaataagaaagcctacatttggaaaaaaatagaaTTCGCAGTCACAAAAGGCATgtgtaaaacacaaaaaaaaacgaaaaggaTCGATTGAATTATGTTTAAACAGATGCTGGTCTTGGTCTCGAACTTAAATCTGagagaaaatgaaaagaaaaattctcTTAAAACGTATTGGAAGAAATTCCTCAAAGTGGTAAACGTTTTAATAAATCAATAATTGAGGTTGAGGTAGATTGCGGCCTTGGGATGACAATGACCCTACTGTTAAAAAAACACAACTATTTATTTTTGAAACAGTATCTCCACAGGTTATGCAGCAGCCATTCTAATCACCACCGTGACAGTCGGATTGACCCTCAGGCACATGTTGGTATTAAGGCTCGATATGCTACAATTGGAGTTTGCCTGAATCGAAAAGAACACAGCACCCTGGTTCTATTCCGTTGGTTGGAACCGAATTAGTAACCGGTATATTTTCATTAGTTGTCCCTGATACATGAAGTGGATGCACTTTTGAGCATGCTCTGGCCTGACATTGATTTGGGAGATTAGTTATATTGTCTACGTAGCGATGATATGTCAACGTAGTCAGCTGTTATACGTATAGCAGCTGCATATTATCACGAATATTGCTGGACTTGGCTTTCGAAATACATCTTTTTGTAAGGTATAAACATATAAAGTGCGCAAGTGTGTGGTATATTTACATTTACATATTGCCAATGCAGTGATGTGCCCAGGTAATAAGTCTTCAAATTTGCCACGAACACTTTATGGAGGAACAGCAACACTTATCAcaaagtgctgtccaattcagaCATTCGGCTTGTAGCAAGAGCTGTCGCATTGCtacaagccgttcggactcggctataaaaatgaggtccctcaTCTTTAACAAGCCTGATATAAGCctcgtgtttttgttgttactgTTTTAGCCACATTTTTGAATGTAGAGGTAGTAATCCCCGTCAAGCTCCATAGTTGggtaagctcgttccgatccaatGGACCGGTTGCCGCGGGAACATCATGGCCATTGACTATTTACAGGTGCCAATTTCTCGCCTTACCATATCGAGCATCTTAGGCGctaagtatttaagcaagagccgctgccgcccgacctcttgctgagactctccactcgatatcgctgattgacCGCGAcagcaattgcagctactctgtgTACTAAGCATCCCAATATCCGCAAATTGTGGCGCGCACGGTAGCTCTCGTGTTTTCTGAGTTttccgtgtggtgctcatagccatCCCGTGCCGGGCAACAGCCTAGTATTTTGCGGTTGTTATCACTTGGTACTAGAAGAAGTTATTACCCGGCATGGAAGCTGGAACTATGacttccgatctgtgtggtgttcattgttgttgttgtagcggtTTGTTgtcttctatctttcgtctgcttgattctgttgagtgtcaagatccagaaactctgcgaTGAAGATGAGGTGCGTCTGAGTGTCTGAGTCGATGGGTCTgggtgggcagttaaacaggtgacgtgtatcgtgtggtccctggttacaatcgagaCATATGTCTCACACGACTCATCAATCCTTGAACTGtaagagttgaggcggctgcatctgccggaacgtaattgagccagaactactctggtttgccgggcgGTGGTCAATTTTTTCAGGTGCAACGGTCGATCTAgatctagatcggtctagacctgcttgatatgctgcttaatctagaggttctctcttgtagcgctgaacctcatgcATTCAAATTTTTCAGCCTCACAAAATCCCAATAATTCCACGACACTAATTTGGTTCCATTCTGGTATAGAGTTCCTACCTAAGTGTCGGAGTCTGCTAGCCGTGGAAACTgaccaatgacataggaaatgctcctcAAACCCTACATACGCTGTCACTTATCGCACCTATACTGCGAAAGTGTGCCCTtattcatttgtgaggtaaggATACCAAAAGTCATACTGACCCCTTTGCTGCATCCTCttagtcgtcgtcgtcgttgtagccacatttgcatgtggaggtgttGATCCtcctcaagctcctgtagatacGCAAGCTCGTTCCCCtacaaaggaccgatcgctgtGGGAACTCGCTGGCcatgggttatttaaaggcatcatcggcactcagtatttatgcaagagccggtaccgcccggtctctcactgagactctccgctcgataccgttcGAGTGTTCGCGATTGCCGTTGCTGctattccgtatggagcattccactatccacattGGTAGCTCgctgctaagcttctcgtgacaacgaTCAGCACCAcatagatcggacctcaaagttctaGCCAGCGTGATGCTCACGTGCTTCCTCATAGTAATACCTCGCCTTCgtacgatccggatctccccatagggaTTTGGTTATCCTACCAACCGTTTAAATGTACTACAGTGCTAAATGCCCACTGCTTTAAAACGGACTGCGTTGCCCAGAAAGGCTTGACATTCACCAAAATTATCTATTCGTCTGCCCTTTCGTTTTTTATTACTTCAATATGACACGGCAAACAATGTGGATATATCATCTTTAACCCGGGAAAGGCGTTAACCTCCTTCTGATTGTTTTAGCCATGATGGCCTTCTTGCTGTCCGTAATGATGTCACACTCGAAGTCCTTGCTTTAAAATCAAACCACCAAACGCAATCTGTGATCGCCCGCATATCCGCCCACAGAATAAAACATCCCTCGAGGGTAAAACATGGTCTCTTCTAACCAATTTTCCATCACCTCAAtactcatacttaatctgtatgtctatgattCGGACATCTAGGATAGTCATAAGTACCTGATTAAGATGGCCtcgcctttgccaagacaacatattgttgttgttgttattgtagcagtgtgtccaacactgaggcggcagcccttgccgatgaaggacttcatcgggtcaatccggtaagtagaaccggctgccatggattgggatttttttttttttaactgacgAAGTGTAGTGTAACAAAAAATGGATATTTGAATATATCCCAGCTAGTTAATTGCTATGATTTAAGTAGGATTTTCTATAATCTATTCACTACATTTATGTTAACAAACTGCAAATGGCTTAGGCAAAAAACAAACCTTCAAATCAAAGGCCCTCAAATATCATGTGAATCATTTCTAAACCAGCCAGTTTGGCTTATCAATGTCTTATTGCTTTGGCAATAAAACTTTAGattacaaaataatattttataaatagttCATGATACGAATGTGTTGCTGTGTGATCCAGGAATGTGGATGTGATCAGAATGAAATCAGAATGTTCTCAAATAAGACCCCTCCTTCTGTAATTGCGTAATATTTGCAACAAACAGCAAAAAAGCAGGAGATATGAGACAAAAGCCTTATCGTACACATGCAACAGATAAATTAGAAGATATAAAAAACCACGATCTGACAGTTTGCCCAGAGGGGAAAGGAAAGGGAAAGACTAAACAAAGCATAGCGTATGCGTGAATGTAAACATTGCCTTTTAAGGTGATTTGATGGCAGCAAAGCACATACGAAAATGCGATTTCCAAGCCATTTATAGACACAATGCAAAAAACAACTGTCATACACTGGAAAATCATATAAATTATCTTCTCCAATAGTGATAAAAATCATTTGCTAGACGTTTTTCAGCTATTGAAGTAGAAATCGCATTTCTCAATACTTATATTAATGGATTATCAGTTAAAATGATTTCTTATCTTGAGCCGCCTGAGGGAAAAGGGCAATCGATGACTAAATTGTATTGTATGCGCCCCGGACAAAGAGATGAGCTGGCACAGAGCCATCAATTGCCATTTACATACCTAAGCGAACCCAGTGTACACACATACGACGAAAATCCAATTGAAGACAAagtgaatttgaaatttgatttgtttACTTTGCGTATTTCTTGGGAAATATGACTCACATCCCCCACGACATTACTTCAAATAGAAAGAAAACATTAACGAATCACACTAACTGCCCATTGAACAATCGATGCAAGCAAAAACTCGTTTATGACAACTCCCAAAAACTCATAATGCCTCCAAcacaattgattttttttctgggTTTCATGTTTTTACTTCGTTTTACTCACCAGCTAATTGATCTTCCGAATAATTGgcctaaaataaatatataaattgtAAATTAATACTTTACATATATATAGCGTAGAAATACTTTACCattcttggttttatttgagTTTACAAGCAAAAGAAATTGGCTTTTTCAAAATGATTTTACTCGGAATGTGTCACCTATGGCCTAGTGATCTAAAAGTCGATTTTCAACTAATCGATAATTCGATTTTTTTGTGTGAGGAAAaaatcgactaatcgattatAAAATCGAGCTATTGACTTTTGACGACTTTGTTTTTCCATTATTAGGCCGGTACGAACCTTTCGCAAAGTTATCGCTTTTACATACAAACAATTACATCACCATTCTtgattcatttttatattttcaagcaaaataaatttaatttaccatttaataaaatttaatacaaaaaataaaatttatcagCAAAAGAAATTGGTTATTATTTCAAATGATTTGAATCGCAATGTGTAacctaaagcctagtactgagttCGAATTTTCACccaaacaactgtcaaaactcaGTACAAATCAGGGTATTCTGTTCCGCTTTTCACTCGAAGTGCTGTCAAACTCAATATAAAATAACGTCGGGGAAACGTAGGGAAAAAAAATAAGTGGTGAAGTAGTACTCTGCTCATAGggaggaaaatggcaaacaaaAGTTTTAGTGGCAACGTATAAAACGTATCTTGGTATGAAAATACAAACATATGATTACCGTCAAATATCGCTAACGAAGCAATTAAACATTTCAACAATTATTCCGAAAGCACAATAAAAACTAACCCTAAAAAGATGGTGACGAAAAGTACTCAGAGACATTCCAAAGAATTGGTATTGAATTCTATGATAAAACTGCAGCGTTAACATACATATATCGTTATGTTTCGCCTTTCGCCATGATTACCTtatttagataatagattttgaagcaaaaaaaaacaatgctgAACATTTATTCATTAGAACATACGCCCATAACTTAAAAATATTGGGATTTTTGTATTGTTTCATAACGCGAAAAACATGTGTTCTCAAccgtgaaaaacgaacatagtaccagccaataAAGTAAATACGAAATAATTTTTCGTCGTTTATTTGACGATTTACAATTTGCTaacgaaaacagctgatttttattATGACGATTATCGTTAAAAGTGGCTTCTGAATACCAAAATCGTTTACTTTTTTGTTATCGCTTTTTAATTAAACGATTTTCGATTCAGTATAACGATTTCTACACTGGATAGAATTACAATGCGAATTTCGGCCttggatagttatcgatattAATAGATAACAGGTAATAATAACCTATAAATCGTGATTTGCATTTCAAACATCCATtctaaatatgttcaaaaatggtctaaaaccttataaaccgatcttacttcttgagcttctagagcgcgAAATCGTCATTTGATTTCGCCATGATGCACGTGGCGTTTTTTATGAATTCtgacagccatgacaagtaccaTACGTATCgccctatatcaagatatagggtcccaaattttgataaaaagtttcatattctactcccaaatagcttttagttgagtcccatatagcatCGAATTTAGTTTAGTGTAGGAGGAGATCTGAAAATTTCGGGGAAGTTGGCTCAgcaaataacaaacaaacacactgaCTTTTGCGGATCAAATAACAAACAATCCCATTGACTTTAATATctatataatatttttgatCAATAACATGATTATTTAATTTGGTGGGATATTCTATCATTATTTATGAtgacattaaaataaaataattgtatAATCGTAACGCCTTTTTTATATTTGCTTTGATTTTCACTGAGAAACTTGTATTTACGTAGTAGCAAAATGTAAACTATTTTTTGATAGATACGTTGTTACGTTTCAATACAAACGTTTATGCTTTTGATTACTAACCCACCTTAAAACTGAATCTGGCAACTTATGTTATCGCCTTTTTTTCTA
The genomic region above belongs to Stomoxys calcitrans chromosome 5, idStoCalc2.1, whole genome shotgun sequence and contains:
- the LOC106091789 gene encoding myosin-2 essential light chain isoform X1, yielding MYLYEPVTKYTFTTVEEFQEAFNLFDNRGDGKIHVGQVGECLRALGQNPTESDVKKCTHQLKPDERISFEVFLPIYQAISKARSGDTADDFIEGLRHFDKDASGFISCAELRHLLTTLGEKLTDEEVEQLLANQEDSQGNVNYEEFVRLVMNG
- the LOC106091789 gene encoding myosin-2 essential light chain isoform X2, which codes for MANYSEDQLAEFQEAFNLFDNRGDGKIHVGQVGECLRALGQNPTESDVKKCTHQLKPDERISFEVFLPIYQAISKARSGDTADDFIEGLRHFDKDASGFISCAELRHLLTTLGEKLTDEEVEQLLANQEDSQGNVNYEEFVRLVMNG